Proteins encoded in a region of the Orcinus orca chromosome X, mOrcOrc1.1, whole genome shotgun sequence genome:
- the LOC125962906 gene encoding CXXC-type zinc finger protein 1-like, whose protein sequence is MKREAARSVQRSFKKQIGETCQHFSRLQPWMNDTEDFPFLDSALQKQAMDTKKRKNLKKKVEWKKEKQQKLMEKSEDPEQSDAEHPASLRQCLGPDCVHPTRPGSKYCSDDCGMKLAAARIYAILPKRIQQWQKSPCIAEEHGKKMLERIHREQQDTHTRLKDLECHFHELEAIIQRGKQQAVCKDEESDKHGRNSVNLQIFCVSCGQPINTQVALRHMERCFAKYERKSPFTSMYPTRIEGATRLFCDVYDPRSKRYCKRLQVLCPEHSKDPKVPDEEVCGCPLVKNVFEPTGNFCCLPKRLCNHHYCWEKLRRAEVDLERVRMLLKLEELVEQEHKVRTAMKNRAGLLALMLHQTTQHDPLTTDLRSRVDS, encoded by the exons ATGAAGAGAGAGGCGGCACGGAGTGTCCAGAGATCATTTAAGAAACAAATTGGGGAGACCTGTCAGCATTTTTCTCGCCTACAGCCCTGGATGAATGACACTGAGGACTTCCCATTCCTAGATTCTGCACTGCAGAAGCAGGCAATGGATacgaagaaaaggaagaatttgaagaaaaaagtgGAGTGGAAG aaggagaagcagcagaagcTCATGGAAAAGTCAGAAGACCCAGAGCAGTCAGATGCCGAGCACCCAGCCTCACTGCGGCAGTGCCTGGGGCCTGACTGTGTGCACCCCACCCGGCCAGGCTCCAAGTACTGCTCGGACGACTGTGGCATGAAGCTGGCAGCTGC CCGCATCTATGCGATCCTGCCCAAGCGCATCCAGCAGTGGCAGAAGAGCCCTTGCATTGCTGAGGAGCATGGCAAGAAAATGCTCGAGCGCATCCACCGTGAGCAGCAGGACACCCACACCCGCCTGAAGGACTTAGAGTGCCATTTCCATGAACTTGAGGCCATCATTCAGCGTGGCAAGCAGCAGGCTGTGTGCAAAGATGAAGAG AGTGACAAGCATGGCAGGAACAGCGTCAACCTGCAGATCTTCTGTGTCTCCTGCGGGCAACCCATCAATACGCAGGTTGCCCTGCGCCACATGGAGCGCTGCTTCGCCAAG TATGAGCGCAAATCGCCCTTCACGTCCATGTACCCCACTCGCATTGAGGG AGCCACAAGGCTCTTCTGTGATGTTTACGACCCACGGAGTAAGAGGTACTGTAAGCGACTCCAGGTGTTATGCCCTGAGCACTCGAAGGACCCCAAG GTACCGGATGAAGAAGTGTGCGGTTGCCCACTAGTGAAAAACGTCTTTGAGCCCACCGGTAATTTCTGTTGCCTCCCCAAACGCTTGTGCAATCACCACTACTGCTGGGAGAAGCTGAGACGTGCCGAGGTGGACCTAGAGCGCGTGCGCATG TTGCTCAAGCTGGAAGAGCTGGTTGAGCAGGAGCACAAGGTGCGCACAGCCATGAAGAATCGGGCAGGGCTGCTGGCCCTGATGCTTCATCAGACAACCCAGCATGACCCGCTCACCACTGACCTACGCTCCAGAGTAGACAGCTGA